The Flavobacterium johnsoniae genomic sequence CTATTATTGAAAAACAAGCTGAACTTCTAAAAATAAAATTCGGATCTGCTTGGCCAGGAGAAAATAAAGACAACGAGATTGTTTCTATTCCAGGTTTAAGAGGAAGAGAGCCAAAAGAGATTTCGTTAAAAAATCTTTCTAAAATTATTCACGCAAGAGTTGTGGAAATTGTAGAACAGGTTTTTGCAGAAATTAAAGCATACGGTCACGAAGATCCTCGCAAAAAACTAATCGCAGGTATTGTATTAACGGGTGGTGGAGCTCAATTAAAGCACATCAAACAATTAGTTGAGTACATTACTGGAATGGATACTAGAATTGGATATCCAAACGAGCACTTAGCTGGAAATTCTGGTGAAGAAATTTCTAGTCCTTTATTTGCAACAGCAGTTGGATTAGTGATGAACAGTATCGAAAACAGCTCACAAAGTGCTGTTAGAATGGAATTGGTGAACGAACAGCCAAAAGTGGTTTACAGAAACGCTCCTCCAAATCCAGTACAGCGATACGAAGTAGAAGAAAATTACGTTGAGAAAGTAGAAACAATCGAAGAAGAAAGAGAAGTTGTTGGTCAGAAAGCTTCTAAAGATGAATCTACAGAAACAAAAATAAGACGATCATTTTTTGATCGTTATGTCGACAAAATCAAAGAATTTTTAGACAACGCAGAATAATTAGAATAACAAGAAGAAGGAAATTACTTTTTGCCCCAAGTCAAGAAGTAAAAAATGTACTTAATAAGAATTTCAAAAACCAAAAAGATGATGAGCAACTCAGAATTTGGAAGTATTTCATTTGATTTACCAAAAAATCAATCAAATGTAATCAAAGTCATAGGTGTTGGTGGAGGCGGTAGTAACGCAATTAACCACATGTTTAAACAAGGTATTAAAGGCGTAGATTTTATCGTTTGTAATACCGATTCACAAGCGCTTCAAAATAGTTCAGTTCCAAATAAAATCCAATTAGGAGTTAATTTGACTGAAGGATTAGGAGCGGGAGCAAACCCAGATGTAGGACAGCAGTCTGCGATCGAAAGTATTTCTGATATTGAAAAAATGTTGGATAGAAATACTAAGATGGTATTTATTACTGCAGGTATGGGTGGAGGAACTGGAACTGGTGCAGCTCCGGTAATTGCTCAATTAGCAAAAGAAAGAGAAATATTAACTGTTGGTATCGTGACTATTCCGTTTCAATTTGAAGGGAAAGTACGCCAGGAGCAAGCGATTATTGGAATCGAGAAATTGCGCAAGCAAGTAGATTCCCTAATCGTAATCAACAACAATAAATTAAGAGAAGTATACGGAAATCTTGGTTTTAAAGCAGGATTTTCTAAAGCGGATGAAGTTTTAGCAACTGCCTCAAGAGGTATTGCCGAAGTAATTACGCACCACTATACTCAAAATATCGATTTACGTGATGCAAAAACTGTTTTATCAAACAGCGGAACTGCTATTATGGGATCTTCTGTGGCAGCAGGTGAAAACAGAGCAAAAGATGCAATTATCTCAGCTTTAGATTCTCCGTTGTTAAACGATAATAAAATTACAGGTGCCAAAAACGTATTGTTGCTTATCGTTTCTGGAACTAATGAGATTACTCTTGATGAAATCGGAGAAATCAACGATCACATTCAAGCTGAAGCTGGTTACAATGCAAATATTATCATGGGAGTTGGTGAAGACGAAACTCTTGGTGAAGCAATTGCTGTAACTATCATCGCTACAGGATTTGATGTAGAACAACAAAATGAAATTGTAAATACAGAACCTAAAAAAATCATTCATACGTTAGAAGATGAGCAAAGAAGCGTTCATAATTTAACAAACAAACCACTTTCTTCTTTCGACTTAACAGTAGATACGCCTACTGCAAAAGTTGAAGATAAAGTAGTTTTTGATTTAACGGATGATGAAGACGAAACATTTGCTCCAACTCCGGTTCAAGCTGTTGCTCCAGCAATCAATCAGGAAGAATTGGTGGTAATGTCTGAGTTTATCAAAAATCTAGATGTAACTTTCGAAATTGTTTCGCCAATTACAGATATTGATTTTACAATTTCTGCTCCAGAAGTGCCTGTTCAGCAAATTCAGCAGCCAGTACAGCAACAAAGAGTATTTGAAAAAGAAGAACAAACAACTTTTTCTTTTGATCTTCCTTTGTTTAAACAAGAGCCTGTAAAAAGAGAGCCAGTTGTTGAAGATAATAGAGTTTTATTCGAATTGACAAATGAAACTCGCGAAATAAAAGTTAATGATCCTGTTCAGTTTGTACCTGTAACAGAAGTTTCAGATAACGGAGTTGTTAGATATTCTCTAGAAGAATATATGGAAGTAGAAAACGATTTATTGGCTTCTAAACCA encodes the following:
- the ftsZ gene encoding cell division protein FtsZ, with amino-acid sequence MMSNSEFGSISFDLPKNQSNVIKVIGVGGGGSNAINHMFKQGIKGVDFIVCNTDSQALQNSSVPNKIQLGVNLTEGLGAGANPDVGQQSAIESISDIEKMLDRNTKMVFITAGMGGGTGTGAAPVIAQLAKEREILTVGIVTIPFQFEGKVRQEQAIIGIEKLRKQVDSLIVINNNKLREVYGNLGFKAGFSKADEVLATASRGIAEVITHHYTQNIDLRDAKTVLSNSGTAIMGSSVAAGENRAKDAIISALDSPLLNDNKITGAKNVLLLIVSGTNEITLDEIGEINDHIQAEAGYNANIIMGVGEDETLGEAIAVTIIATGFDVEQQNEIVNTEPKKIIHTLEDEQRSVHNLTNKPLSSFDLTVDTPTAKVEDKVVFDLTDDEDETFAPTPVQAVAPAINQEELVVMSEFIKNLDVTFEIVSPITDIDFTISAPEVPVQQIQQPVQQQRVFEKEEQTTFSFDLPLFKQEPVKREPVVEDNRVLFELTNETREIKVNDPVQFVPVTEVSDNGVVRYSLEEYMEVENDLLASKPVEKVVEDVVPEELNITLKPRVDFASQPDFSTTSEVSPLELTIEETLRLRAEERRKKLKEFNYKFHNNVSRIDELEKEPAYKRLGIDLSNSQSNNANSRISVGTDSNNDLQIRSNNSFLHDNVD